The stretch of DNA GGAAGCCGCGCTAAAGCGCGCTGGGCTCTTTTTAGTGGAGCCACCTTTCACCCCGCCTGAAGGCGGGTGCTCTGAGGAGCGCGCTGAAGCACACTTACCGGATGGCGTGAAATAGGTGGAAGCCATCGCGTGGGCAAGTCGTCATGGAAGGCGGACATTCAAGGCTGCCAAGGCCGGCAAACAAGTTTTCTTCACCGATATCACCGATGAAGGTGTTCCTCCCTCATAAGGACGAACGCCTACCGCGCGAAAACGCCCCCGATTTGTTCCAGCGGCGCGAGGGCCAGCGAGGTCTGCAGGGGGTAGGCGCAGGTGCATCCGGAGCTGGACTCGGGGATCATGATGATGCCCCCCGCCGGGATGATGTTGAGCCAGCATCCGGGCCGTGACACATTGGTCAGGGGGATGCCCTCGGTGCTGGCCACGTCCACGGGGTACATGCGGGGCACGTCGCCGCGCCCGAAGAGATAGTTGGCCGAGCCGGTGAGCCCGCCGCAGCCGTGACCGCCCCGGTAGGCGATGTAGTCGCGCTTCTCCCCCGTGGCCAGGTCAAACGCGTAGGGGCGGATGAAGGCCGTGTCCCCCATGATGACCGGGTGCTGCCACTGCTCGCCGTGTGACCCTCCAATCTCGGAGTACTCCGTGCATCTGATGTTCATGCCCCGGTAGTCCACGTTCCAGCGGTCGCGTCCCGAGGCCGTGTCATAGGCGCGCAGGCCGTAGAAAAGTTTGTCCCCGTCGTTGTAGGAGCCGCTGGCCAGCAGGACGCCCCCGCTGGAGCACAGGTGCGCGATGTGGTGGAAGGGCAGCTCCACGGCGCGCTCCCAGGCCTTTTTGCCCGTTTTCAGGTCCAGGGCGACGAGCCAGGCGTTCTCCTTGCAAAACCGGTCCACCCGCATCCGTCCGGAGCGGGCCGCGTCGCGCAGCGCGGTCTCATTGCGGCTTTCCAGGAAATACAGGCGGCCGTCCGCGACGGTGATCATGCTGTTCATGACCGCGCCGCCGCGCCAGAGCCATTTCTTTTTTCCAGAGTGCCGGTCCACGGCGAAGAGGCAGCGGCTGAGGACCACGGGACGGTAGTCCCCCTCGAGCATGTTCACCGTGGCCAGGCTTAACTCGCTGAACGAGGCGTCGGCCGCCTGTCCGGAACCCAGGAGCAGGTCCCCGTCCCGGTTGAGATAGCCCCAGTCCCCGGCGAGGTCCTCCGGCAGGGGCGCCGCCAGTGTTTTCTCCACGCTGCCCGTTTCCGGGTCCACCACCCAGCACTCGCCGCCACGCGCGACATAGAGGGCGTCGTCGGCGAGGAGCATCTGCCCCGCGTTCTTCATGGAGCCCACGCGCCGCGAGTCCGGCACGTCCAGTTCCCAGAGGGGGAAGCCGTTGTGCGCGGCGACGGTGATGATTTTGTCGTCGCCGGTGATGTGGAGGCGGCCGTTCTTGAACAGGGAGGCCATGGGCCGGTGGTGGCGATCCACGATGTCGCGGGGGCCGGGCTGTCCGAACCACTGCACGCCCATGGGCCCGCGCACCCCGTCCATGCTGCACGCCGTGTGGCCGCTGTCGGCGTACAACTGGGTCCACTCGCCCGCGCCCTCCGGCGCGCCTTTCAGCCCGAAGGCCCAGTCGCCGTGGGCGCTTTTCACTTTGGCGTCATGCGCCCGTCCCGCGGCGAGCCAATTTTTTAACGCGTCCGCATCGCCCGCGACACACATCACCCCGCCATAGGGACGCAGCACCCGCCACGCCTCGTCCGCCGTGAAGGGGACCGTGTCCGGGGCGTCCGGGACGCGGGCGACGAGGTCCATCATGCCCGTGGTATGGGGAAGCGGGCCGGAGGGCACCACCTGCACCGACACGCGGGCGCCGTAGAGGCCCGCCGCCGCAAGACTGCGGCGCGCTGTTTCGGCCACGGCGGGGTCGGATTCCACGCAGACGACGTTCAGGCCGCTTTGCCGGACGAGTTCGGCGGCGAAGGCGCCGTCCCCCGCGCCCAGGAGCAGGGCGTAGCCCTTGGAGACGCCGGCCTGTTCAAGCAGGTGTTTTGCGGCGCCGCCCGCCGCTTTGAGGGGCTCCGGACTCCATGGGTTTTCCCGGGCAGGGGCGACTGTTTTCGCCTCACCGCCCGCCGCGCCGAAGCAGTGGATGGGGCCGAGGTGGCTGCTGGCGAAGAGGCGCCCGTTCGCGGCGCTCAGCCCGTAAATCTTTCCCGGCGTCTCCCCGCGCCAGACCGCTTCGCCGTCCGAGGCGCGCAGTCCGGTGACACTGTCCTCGCCGCCGAGGAAAAGGGTGTCCCCGGCCATGATCATGGAATAGGGGTTGGCCATGGGTTTCCGCCAGAGATAACAGGCCTCCAGGTCCTTCTGGAGTCCGGCGACGGTCCCCTCCAGCCCGGCGATGCCCGCCGCGAGCGATTCCTGGCCCGCCGTGTCCGATTTCGGCAGGGCCTTCTGCTGTTTCACCAGTTCCCGGAGTTCGGCGTTCCGCGCGTTCAACTGGCGGGAGACCTCCAGATACCGGCCCCGGTCCAGGGCGGAAACCTCCTCCTTTGACTGGAGGTAGGCAATGTTGCCGTCCACCAGCATGCGGATGCCGGGAAACGTGGCGACGGCCTCGCCTGTGGCGGGGTCGGCGTAGTCCAATTGGTTGCCAGAACTGCGTCCCGGCCCGCTGACCACGGCGTCGTCCGCCAGCACCGCATAGGCGCCGCCCGGTCCCGGCAGGGCGCCTTTCGGCTCCAGCGTGTCCCGGTCAAACATGAACGGCGCGGTGCGGCCCGTGGGGACGAAGACCCGGTTGGTGGCGGCCAGCAGATAGCCCTGCGGCGAGACCGAGGTCTGTCCCGCGGAGAGGAGCGGCTTCCCCGTGGCGGCGTCCAGGGCGCAGCGCCACACATTGTCCGGCGCGAAAAGCCCCGCAAAATAGATGACCGTGCCCTTCTCCACCAGCACGCCTGTGCGGGCCGGGGCGTGGGAGATGATCCGCCCGTTGCCCGGCAGACGGCGGTCAGGGTTCACGGGGGAATGGCGCCAGACCAGTTTTCCGTCGGCGGCGTTCAGGCAGTAGGCGAAGCCGTCATCGGCGGAAAAATAGAGGCGGTTTCCGTCCACCACCGGCGCGAGCCGCACGGGCCCCTCGGCGAAGAAGGACCAGCGGACTTCCCCCGTGGCGGCGTCGAGACAGTAAACTTGGTCGTCCGCCGACGAGGCGAAATAAACCGCGTCCCCCGCGGAGACCGCATGATAGGCGCGGTCATAGACCACCACCGGGCTGAGCTCGCGGATTTCGTGCCAAATGTCCTGTTTCGCCGGTGCGGGCCAGGCGGGTTCCGGCGCGTGGCGCGGGACATGGGTCCACACCGGGGCCAGGGGCATGGGCAGGGCCTCGCGGGAGATGCCGCCGCGGGCGTTGTCATGGAGGTATGCGGGCCAGTCCTCCGCCGGGGCCGGACACGCCAAAACAAGCAGCAGTGACACCAGGGCCGGTAAAGTTCTCACGTCCGGAACCTCCTTGCACACTTCGGCCGAAGCCGCCAACATCTTCCTGGTTCCCCTTCCGAAGGGGGTGGCCCTTTAGGGCCGGGGGATGTTCTTTGTCATTCGGTCACAGCCGACAGTGTGTTCGAGTGCGGTTACTCTGATGGACCCCATGGACCGTATGGACGGCATGGACCAGGGCGGGGAGCGCTCCGGGGCCGTCATGCCGCTGTCAAAACAGCAACTGCTGGTCGCTGGCCTCTTCCGGCTCCTTTTCCTTTGCGCGGCGTTTCCGCCCCTTTTCGGGAGCCTCTTCCGGCGTCTCATCAGAAACAGTTGCGGGCTCCACCCCGTAGGGGACCGGCTCCTCCGCGGCGGCGGAGGGCATGACGTCCTCCGGCGCGGCCGGGGTTGGCGCGGCCTCCTCCACAGGCTCCGGTGCCGGGACCTCCACCGACGGTGCGGGGGTGCCCGCCGCCGCCTTGGGTTTTGCGGCGCGGCGGGGCCTGCGCGGCGCGGGCCCGCTTCCCTCCGGCGCGTCGGACAGGGCGGGGGGGCTCTCGCCCCGGCTGATGTGGGCGATGTCCTCCTCCAGCATGGGCAGGGTCGTGCGCCACGCCTTGCCCATCTTGAACGCGCGCAGGCGTTTCTCACGGTACATCTGCCGCACCGTGATGGGCTTGACCTTCAGGATTTCCGCCACCTCTTCCACCGTCAGCATGGTGTCCATGTCGCCGCTCGGCCTCCATGTGTTCCCCTGTGCGGGGCGCCTTCCGGCATTGTACACAAAGCGACGCAAACGGACAACATAAAAATCAGCCGGCAGCGCGGACCATCAGGCCTGCGACGAGCCGGGCGAAGCCCGCCGGGTCGGTTGGCTGGCCGCCCTCGGCGATGAGCGCCTGCCCGTAGAGCAGTTCGGCGTACTCGCCGATGACGGAAGAGCCTGGGTTGGTCTCGTGGAGGCGCTGGAGCGCCGCCATCACGGGATGGCCGGGGTTCAGTTCCAGAATCCGCTTGACATCGGGGACCGCCTGGCCCATGGCCTTGAACATTTTTTCGAGCTGGGGCGACAGGTCGCCCTCGTCGGTGACGAGGCACGCGGCGGACTCGGTGAGGCGGGAGGAAAGGCGCACCTCCTTCACCCGGTCGCCCAGGGCGCCCTTGAGCATTTCAAGCAGCGAGCCGTGCTCTTTCTCGCGGTCCTTGCGGGCCTCCTCCGCCGCCTTGCGCTCCTCCTCGGTGCCCACCTCGCCCGCGCCGCGGGCGGCGGACTGGAACGCGAAGTCCTTGTACTTCTCCACCGCATCCGTCCACACCTCGTCCACGGGGTCGTCCAGCAGCAGCACCTCCCACTCCTTGGCGCGGAAGGCCTCCAGGTGCGGCGACCGGGCGATGCGCGCGCGGCTCTCGCCGGTCAGGTAGTAGATGTGCGTCTGGCCGGGCTTCATGCGGGCGATGTACTCGTCCAGCGAGACGGGCGCGTCCCCGGCGGTGGACTGGAAGCGCGCGAGGCCGAGCAGTTCCTGCTGGTTCTCCTGGTCCTGGAAGACGCCCTCCTTGAGGACCCGTCCAAACTCGGCCCAGAACTTGGCGTATTTCTCCGGCTCCTTCTCCGCCGTGTCGCGCAGCGCCGAGAGCACCTTGCCCGTGACCCCCTTGCTCATGCGCTGGATTTGGCGGTTCTGCTGGAGGATTTCGCGGGAGATGTTCAGGGGCAGGTCCTCCGAGTCCACCACGCCGCGCACGAAGCGCAGGTATTCCGGGAGCAGCTCGCGGCAGTCGTCCATGATGAAGACCCGCTTGA from Candidatus Hydrogenedentota bacterium encodes:
- a CDS encoding PQQ-binding-like beta-propeller repeat protein, with protein sequence MRTLPALVSLLLVLACPAPAEDWPAYLHDNARGGISREALPMPLAPVWTHVPRHAPEPAWPAPAKQDIWHEIRELSPVVVYDRAYHAVSAGDAVYFASSADDQVYCLDAATGEVRWSFFAEGPVRLAPVVDGNRLYFSADDGFAYCLNAADGKLVWRHSPVNPDRRLPGNGRIISHAPARTGVLVEKGTVIYFAGLFAPDNVWRCALDAATGKPLLSAGQTSVSPQGYLLAATNRVFVPTGRTAPFMFDRDTLEPKGALPGPGGAYAVLADDAVVSGPGRSSGNQLDYADPATGEAVATFPGIRMLVDGNIAYLQSKEEVSALDRGRYLEVSRQLNARNAELRELVKQQKALPKSDTAGQESLAAGIAGLEGTVAGLQKDLEACYLWRKPMANPYSMIMAGDTLFLGGEDSVTGLRASDGEAVWRGETPGKIYGLSAANGRLFASSHLGPIHCFGAAGGEAKTVAPARENPWSPEPLKAAGGAAKHLLEQAGVSKGYALLLGAGDGAFAAELVRQSGLNVVCVESDPAVAETARRSLAAAGLYGARVSVQVVPSGPLPHTTGMMDLVARVPDAPDTVPFTADEAWRVLRPYGGVMCVAGDADALKNWLAAGRAHDAKVKSAHGDWAFGLKGAPEGAGEWTQLYADSGHTACSMDGVRGPMGVQWFGQPGPRDIVDRHHRPMASLFKNGRLHITGDDKIITVAAHNGFPLWELDVPDSRRVGSMKNAGQMLLADDALYVARGGECWVVDPETGSVEKTLAAPLPEDLAGDWGYLNRDGDLLLGSGQAADASFSELSLATVNMLEGDYRPVVLSRCLFAVDRHSGKKKWLWRGGAVMNSMITVADGRLYFLESRNETALRDAARSGRMRVDRFCKENAWLVALDLKTGKKAWERAVELPFHHIAHLCSSGGVLLASGSYNDGDKLFYGLRAYDTASGRDRWNVDYRGMNIRCTEYSEIGGSHGEQWQHPVIMGDTAFIRPYAFDLATGEKRDYIAYRGGHGCGGLTGSANYLFGRGDVPRMYPVDVASTEGIPLTNVSRPGCWLNIIPAGGIIMIPESSSGCTCAYPLQTSLALAPLEQIGGVFAR
- a CDS encoding helix-turn-helix domain-containing protein; protein product: MDTMLTVEEVAEILKVKPITVRQMYREKRLRAFKMGKAWRTTLPMLEEDIAHISRGESPPALSDAPEGSGPAPRRPRRAAKPKAAAGTPAPSVEVPAPEPVEEAAPTPAAPEDVMPSAAAEEPVPYGVEPATVSDETPEEAPEKGRKRRAKEKEPEEASDQQLLF
- the htpG gene encoding molecular chaperone HtpG; the encoded protein is MSERFEFKTEARQLLDLMIHSVYSNKDIFLRELISNASDALDKRRFEALKSPELQAATEPHIRIDADPAARTLSVSDNGIGMGRDEVRELIGTIAKSGTQEFLKVLRESKDAAASEALIGQFGVGFYSTFMVADRVTLLTRRAGEETATRWESAGDGYYTLEDAARDEAGTTVTLHLKPVDEEDGLKDYTQEWVIRQVVRQYSDFVAHPIRMDIERTEVERDEEGKPKPGAEERKVVTTETLNSMKAIWLRDKAEVTEEEYNEFYRHVSHDWAEPLLRIQAKIEGTLEYRLLLYIPSKAPFDLMLRQEGVRHGVHLYVKRVFIMDDCRELLPEYLRFVRGVVDSEDLPLNISREILQQNRQIQRMSKGVTGKVLSALRDTAEKEPEKYAKFWAEFGRVLKEGVFQDQENQQELLGLARFQSTAGDAPVSLDEYIARMKPGQTHIYYLTGESRARIARSPHLEAFRAKEWEVLLLDDPVDEVWTDAVEKYKDFAFQSAARGAGEVGTEEERKAAEEARKDREKEHGSLLEMLKGALGDRVKEVRLSSRLTESAACLVTDEGDLSPQLEKMFKAMGQAVPDVKRILELNPGHPVMAALQRLHETNPGSSVIGEYAELLYGQALIAEGGQPTDPAGFARLVAGLMVRAAG